TCAACTAACTAATACCATGTTGAGAacatgaaagaaaaataaagcacTCACATAGCACGGTATGACAGCCGCCCAAACTTTTCATCACTGCCCTTTACTGCAACACACTTCCCTGATAGGAAAGGCAGtttataactttctaaaaattGCTTAAGGAGCCTTGAATCCCCTCTAAATATATCTAAGTACACTGGTATCAAGTCATAGATGCGGTCACCTGTAGGAGAAATGAGAAATCAATATAGTTTGAAGATGTCATGTCTGAGAAATAAAGTTTTGTCCATTGATTAGTTCACACCACTTTTAACGTGCAGGAGACCAATTAGACACCAATACTCAAAAGTTGATGGTTTGAAGTTCAGGTTCTTGAAACTCAACTAGCACATGAAGATCACCATGGCTAAGTATCAAATAGTTTTGGAAGGTTATTGCTGACTTAATCAGCATGGCAGATATTTTTTCCTCAAAAAATTTGGCTGAGTATCAAAAAGTTCatcatttaaaatcatttgtACAAGTAAATACTACACATATTTCAAGAAGCATATAAGCATACAGCACAAATACAGTAGAATCTCGAGCCGAAATTAATACTTTGGAATTTAGATGGAagagaacaaataaattaagaagCACTCACCAATAAAAAGATCGCTGAAATCAAGAATGTGGCCAGGACTCCATGATTTAACATCCCTACTATTTTTATAATCATTGGAATTATTATCCAGTGTATAAGCACCTTCATCGTTTCCACTCAAGCAAGAGCTATTCAGATTTGGTTTCATATGAACATTGTCATCCATAATATCTGAGTGTATCCAAGACCAAGGTTTGAAGCCATTTTCATTCTGAATCAGCCAAGAGAAACATATTAATGATTGTCAATAACAAATAATGCATCAACCAGAAGAGGTTTCACCATGGAATGTGAAGGTAAAGGACCAAAagtgttagattccatcttaaaaccaattggtattaagtggaggtgcccaactaatatataaacacaaatccattcacacacacaaccaatgtgggatttcccactttaacactccccctcacgcgtagcgtgtacgggccgagcaacaaagtcccccctcacgaaaatctcacgtgggccgggccaaattcaaattgtgtgaatggacaagactccgataccatgttagattccatcttaaaaccaagatggaatctaacatggtatcggagtcttgtccattcacacaatttgaatttggcccggcccacgtgagattttcgtgaggggggactttgttgctcggcccgtacacgctacgcgtgagggggagtgttaaagtgggaaatcccacattggttgtgtgtgtgaatggatttgtgtttatatattagttgggcacctccacttaataccaattggttttaagatggaatctaacaaaaAGTAACAAGGGTTAAATAGATGACTGGATATGGAGAAACCTGGTGGAGATACAAAAACATGGTAAAATCATCAGGAATATATTCATGCACTTTCTCAATCAGTGCTCCTGGGATTGGATCTCCCCTACAAATACAAATGAGTGTTTCAGAGGTTGCATAAATATTATGTCACTCAATGTTTTCATGCTTGCATTTAAAAGGTAATAAAtctattttatgataaatataggCATACCAATTTTTCAAGCGGGTTGAGACATCCTTCCTTTTCCTAGATAGAGTTCTGATGAAGATCTCCCATTCTGGAGGAGTGTCTGATTCATAGGGAACTTCCTCCATTAAATCTTGtttgatatttgaaaaattTTCCCTATTAAAAGGTGGACAGGGTAAAAGATGAAGGTTGTGCAATTGCTCTCCTAGAAAGGAAGCCAAATTCAGGGTATCCTCCCATGACAGTGCATCCCTTCTGCCAAGATATCATATATGTGCTAATATCAATAAGCTAGCATAAATGCTACTTCTAGCGCAATAAAAGTCTTTAAGTTCCGTTGCACTTAGATTAGAAGAAAATATCATAATTACAACTACTTACAAATCAGCATATATCTTTCCTTTGCATCGCTTTGTGATAATAAATGGCCATATCTGTGTGCACCCGGCTGGACTTGTCAGTTCATTTACTGACATTCCAGCTGTTTTGAGTTCATATAGTTTCTTAGCCCATACACCAAATGGAAACTCATCCTCTTTGTTATTCTCTGGGATAAGATTGCACTTGCCAATCACATCAGGCATTACTTTTCCATCCCAAGGCACAATTTTGTGAGTTCCATTCTCCAGATAAAGAATCCCACTTGCCAATGTTTCAGGAACATATATTTTCAGAGGGGAGTTTACTTTATGCAGTATAGTATAAAACTCAAGCTGCAAAGGAAACTATATCATTATATGCTTGATATGTGATACAAAATTCTACTAATACATGTAGGTATGAGAACTGTACCTCAGCGCCTAAGCCATATAATGAGGCTTCTAGACCTCCTTCAACAAATATTTTAACTGCATGGTCAGGTAGGAGATAAACCTGTTCCAAAATAGGACAGTTACCGACAGCTCAAAGAGAATTGTCAATGTACTAATAAAATGCTATGCTAGTAGGCATATTCATATCCTGAATATCTAAATCTAGAATTCAGAATACCTATTTAACAAATTAAGTATCTCTACCAATATATTCAACTGATGTAAGATGAACCAAAAGCTTTATCTCCACATGCTTTACAAACCCAAGTTAAAACTACTTACTGCAAAAGAAACAGCTTCTCAAAcagttaaaattttaagatcCCTCTGATATTTAGGCCTAGAAAGTGTCTTTATCgaaaggaaaaaaattcataacCCACGCCCCATTATTCGTAACATAGGCAAATACTCCTGAATAAATATGCGCCCAATGACACTAAAGCAACTCCCGTTGCTTTTTCTACGGTTTAGTGATCTATGCAGTTACCCAAAATCCATAAATACACTTACTGGATTGCTACCGGTGCCAACAGGAAGCTTTTCATCATCTCTTGGAAGAGGCAAATTGTGGAATGCACAGATTTCTGCCaggtaatttaaccatttatCTGCATTTAGTGCTAGGCATGCTCCCTAAGACAAGTAAGCAAAATTAGAAATATAGAAGAATACTTATGCCTTAAAGTATCCTACTCGGACAACTTATAGAACtccaaaaaataatagaaaCACACAATTTGTCcactaattttgattttgaggCCAGAACAAGATGACAATCTTAAATTTATTAACTGCTTAGCTTTATAAGTGCATCTGGGATATGGATGACAAACTACTTCTTCATTTGAAAGATAAAACTACCTATTGGATAAGCAAAGATAAAGTTCATCTGGAGATGCTAATACCTTCCAAATAAGCTCTCGCATTCCTGGTTTCCAGTCCCAAAGCTTGCATAGCCATTCCCTCATTTCTCGTTGTCCTATGGAATTTCCTGGGCTCCATGGGGAACTATAGTGGTCTTTGTCCTTATCCAAGAACTTGCTTAAGAATTTTATATCGTAAGAAAATTCTTCTTGCCACAACTCATAACTTTTGGAGTCACCGTTAATTGTCATTCCATATTCTGGATCTTCTCTAGATTTTTGAACTCTGGCCCTCTTCTCTTTCCTTGTCAGATCTGGATACCTCCGATAATTTTCATTATGAACTTCATTATTTACAACATCCTGTAAATCACTTTCATCAAGAGCCAAGAGTCCAGCACGGCACACTCCTTTATGACAGTAACCGGGTGCCATGTCCAGACATACATATTGAAAGTTTTTTGAATTCACGAAGTTTTGTGTAACAGCAATAGTTGTTTCAAGATTCAGTACACAATGCCACCACCCACTTGGAACAAATATTGTCTCTCCAGGTAGCTGGGTGCACATTATTGGTTTGTCTTCATCCGCAAGAAGTGGATAAAAATCTAGCCACCACTGAACAAAAAAGAAATACATACATAGAGAGGAAGTATGAAGTAATAGGCTTTACAAAGGATAAGAAGAATAAAGCTGAACTGAAATATTAGAATGTTTATAGATGTACCTGCAGCGAGGATGGAGTATCAATATTTACAtcaccatcttcttcatttaCATGTACTGTGACACCAATAGGTACCTTACCAGGAGGATACAAAGCCCACCTAATCAAACAGAAGCAAAACATTGTATCAAGCTATTGCGACCATATTATATAGGTAAGAAACATGTTGGAAGAATAGCTATAGCATCAAGCAAATAAATAAAGTCCCGACAATGAATATGGGCCTAGATAAGAGCCTGAAAATGCAAGGATATGAATAATTGCTTAAAACAAGTACGTTCAGTTGGTCAAAAGGAAATGAACATAACCCTTAAGGCCATGACAGCGACTAGCTATGTTTGTGAGgctcaaaaaaagttgaaaagggGCAGGATATCCAAGTTACAAAATGACTATGGAACTGCGATGATGGAGTCCCATATTCCAACTGAGTGTTTCTTTTTATTGCGTGACAGAGCTAAAATAGAAAGGTGTCAGAAACTATCTGTTCGAACTCCAATGCCAGTCTGAGGGTAACAGAAAGGCATAGGCATCAATCTGTTGCCAAAAAATATTTCTGGTATATGcccaaaaaatgtaaaatgttctGTACTTGACCAACAGAATTAAGTGCCCATTTCTGCCTGGTTGCCCTGTGCCACATTGGCAAAGCAGGGTTTAAACGTTTCAGCACATAAAGGTTGGTTTAGCTAAGAAGgaaccaaaaaaaaatagaaagagggAATATTTTCTCAGCGATAAATGCCTGCATAGTGATTTCATCTCACATCCATAAATGCAAGAAGCGTAGGTCAGATTCACAAGGTTGCAAAAGTTCCTCGTTATGAGGCAACAGCTACAATACATAAGTTCAAGTCATAGGAGTAAATCAAGTGCAACAAAAGGGTGTACTCCTCCGGAGTTTTCATCAGGTTAAACCTGGCTTGTATTGTAAGTAGTCTTAGTTTTAGCAATATCACATTCTGGTTTTCATCAGGTTAAACCTGGCTTATATATTGGTTCTGCAAGAACTTGGGCAACTGATGGATGACACAATGCCGTTAATTTTCATCTACCATAAAGTACCATCACACAGAAATTGTGACAGAATGAGTTGCATCGACAATAGGTCACTGACCAGGGAAGAACCAGCAGTAATATATACATACtctttttgacaattttagcaTGACATGTACCTCTTACGTCCGCATAGAAGAGTATTCCAAGCACTAGTGAGTGCTGGATCGACATGCCAAGATGCACCAGACCTCTCTGGCCCAATAATAAGCCATCTAAAGGGAGGTCGCTTCTCTTTATCTAGGACCTCAAAATAGTCTTCTTGAAACAGACAAGGCACACTGTAGTCTTTCAATAAGCTCGGTGCAGCTTCCGCAAACTGTCGAAAGTGAGATTTGAGCTACAAAGACCATATATAAGGAAACAAATACAGAAGCATAAGCAATACCTTATCATCAAAGATATATAGGGGATCTTCGTCATGCTGAGAGTTCATGTAGGAAACATAGTCCTTAAATTTCATGGAAACTTTCCGAGAGCTCCtctgagaaattttaaaatctgtATCTCCATATTTCATTGACAGCTGCTCAACTGTCCATGTAGTCCTTGCTGGCCAATCATCAGCGATTTCAGCTAGCATAACCTGGCACATGGTTTGCACATATTCGACGTACAAAAATTAGAAGATGGAAAACTTTACTACTGATTTATGCTTACTATCATATAAAAAATAGGAACAATGAAGAACATATTTAATAAGCAGCTGTTCTTAAAAggaaaaacaataatatgaatAAACGGAAGTTAGTTAAACATTCAAATGCATTTATTCTCATATTGCACCTAAATATAAAGTCCTTAAGCCATTACTTTCTCATGTTTCCATATTGAGAAAAACAGAATCGGTGAACTGAAGCAAGACAAAGGAATGGTTTgcataatttttgatatttaaatcaaaataaatactgAAAATCATGCTTACAGATGGACATAAATGTACATGGTATGAGAAAAGTTGAATAAAAGGTCATGATTAAGATTGAAGACCCATGAATCAGACTATTACAAGAAGCAGCATCAAAAAACTGAACTACATCATGGACAAAGGACAAAGCAATAGAACATTCTCAGGTTCAATGAtgtaaaatgtgaaacattttacCAACTTCAATTAAATAATAGAGTACAAGATCGAATCATAGACAATATACCGGTTTCTTCCCATCGTACTGATTGGAAAAATCTTCCAAAGAGAGGCCTTTCTTTTTTTCCACATTCCCAGAATCAAACGAAAATCCAGACAATGTGGTATGACACCGATATAATCTTCTATACAAGAATAAGGAGTAGAAACCTGCATAAACAAATAGATGCAATTGAGCTAAGTTCCCTCAAGAAGTTAAAGTCACAATAAACAATGCCATAAAAGATCACCACTAAAATGACGAGCTCTCCCACAATATTCCTTATATTCATCTGCCACATTTTCTCTATACACCAAGACAAAGATACAATGTTTTTTAATACGTCACATAAAGTAAAAACAGTACTTTAAAGTTAATTTTACAAGAAAATAATGGTGAGACGTACAAAATCAAGGTAGTTTTCTTCCAGGAGCCTTGGTACTGAAGTGGACCGTTGAGTCGATTAAGACATAAACTCATCCAGAGTGGTTCTTCATTGCAGAACACGTACATCACACTGTAAAAGAACAAAAAACCGAACGAAAATGAGTTTAACCTAATGCATAATTTAGAATTAAATCATGcggaaaaagttcaaatacaTTGATTTGATTCTTGCAAAATGCAATCATACGATGCTTCTCAACCACTAAGACTATCAAATAGAGTTCATTCGAATTCAAAATTCATAgattattttggacttttcaaacacactgaaattaatgaaaaaataaaaatgaacagCTACATATTTCGAATTTTCCACTAGAAAATATCAATGGCATACAAAACCTAATCTAATTCGTCTTAGAGATGTTCTTAAaaggaaaatagaaaaaaattatagaccTGCTGACACAAGCGAGACGAGCGGCATCTTGAGGGGAAATTTTTTCCAGAATATCGCAGATCAGCTCATCAGGCAAAACTTTAAGGTTCCCTAAAGCGTCTGCTCTACGATCACTGATCTGAACTTGAGAATTCTCCATCGATGATAATCAAACCGAATAATCAAGATAGAAGCTAAATTAGCGATAAATGTTTTAGATTCCCATTTACTTATACGTTTTCGGAGATTGAATAAAACGCGGAGACTTTTGCCGTTTTCATAAAGCGCGCTTTGCGTACCGAATCTCTTTAAACCGTGTGCGCGTCAGATTTACGCCACATGTGCAACCTTTTTTTCCATgtcttttctatttttgttaattttaaatcttttttagtATTTTCTGTTTTGACTTTGAGAGACGTTACCAAAAAATATCTGAATGtcaaatagataaataaaacatTCTATTGCATGGACAATAAGGGGgacatttttttgtttaaacaaAAAACTTGCTTGGAATGAATTATAATGTAAcatattatgaaaaataaatacatattgatcattttaattttaataattttagtttgtacatattatttaaaaatattacatttttcCCTCTTAATTTTAACACCCCATTGTATGAGAAAGTAATTTTTGTATTTAGTTCAATTTAAtatcgatattattttatttatgaataattttattaaattagtcATCCAGTATAAGTTCAATTAATTatgtattttcaaaaaaatatgtaggtattgattaaatttaaaataaataaaggctaatttaattatttataaataaattttgtgctatttgtttaaattacatGCGCCATAACATCATACACTCATATGatttgctaaaaataaaaatcacttccatattattttttattgaaatgatAAATTGATTTTGTTACAAATAAATCACTTTTGATACCAATAAGCTAttgttcaaatggtataagtgaTAGACACCAATCTGTTAGGTGGTGAGTTTAATTTCTCTCATAA
This region of Mercurialis annua linkage group LG1-X, ddMerAnnu1.2, whole genome shotgun sequence genomic DNA includes:
- the LOC126680064 gene encoding lysine-specific demethylase JMJ21 isoform X1, which codes for MENSQVQISDRRADALGNLKVLPDELICDILEKISPQDAARLACVSSVMYVFCNEEPLWMSLCLNRLNGPLQYQGSWKKTTLILENVADEYKEYCGRARHFSGFYSLFLYRRLYRCHTTLSGFSFDSGNVEKKKGLSLEDFSNQYDGKKPVMLAEIADDWPARTTWTVEQLSMKYGDTDFKISQRSSRKVSMKFKDYVSYMNSQHDEDPLYIFDDKFAEAAPSLLKDYSVPCLFQEDYFEVLDKEKRPPFRWLIIGPERSGASWHVDPALTSAWNTLLCGRKRWALYPPGKVPIGVTVHVNEEDGDVNIDTPSSLQWWLDFYPLLADEDKPIMCTQLPGETIFVPSGWWHCVLNLETTIAVTQNFVNSKNFQYVCLDMAPGYCHKGVCRAGLLALDESDLQDVVNNEVHNENYRRYPDLTRKEKRARVQKSREDPEYGMTINGDSKSYELWQEEFSYDIKFLSKFLDKDKDHYSSPWSPGNSIGQREMREWLCKLWDWKPGMRELIWKGACLALNADKWLNYLAEICAFHNLPLPRDDEKLPVGTGSNPVYLLPDHAVKIFVEGGLEASLYGLGAELEFYTILHKVNSPLKIYVPETLASGILYLENGTHKIVPWDGKVMPDVIGKCNLIPENNKEDEFPFGVWAKKLYELKTAGMSVNELTSPAGCTQIWPFIITKRCKGKIYADLRDALSWEDTLNLASFLGEQLHNLHLLPCPPFNRENFSNIKQDLMEEVPYESDTPPEWEIFIRTLSRKRKDVSTRLKNWGDPIPGALIEKVHEYIPDDFTMFLYLHQNENGFKPWSWIHSDIMDDNVHMKPNLNSSCLSGNDEGAYTLDNNSNDYKNSRDVKSWSPGHILDFSDLFIGDRIYDLIPVYLDIFRGDSRLLKQFLESYKLPFLSGKCVAVKGSDEKFGRLSYRAMCYCILHEENILGAIFSIWRELRTSQSWEEVEQTVWGELNNHNDIFL
- the LOC126680064 gene encoding lysine-specific demethylase JMJ21 isoform X2, encoding MENSQVQISDRRADALGNLKVLPDELICDILEKISPQDAARLACVSSVMYVFCNEEPLWMSLCLNRLNGPLQYQGSWKKTTLILENVADEYKEYCGRARHFSGFYSLFLYRRLYRCHTTLSGFSFDSGNVEKKKGLSLEDFSNQYDGKKPVMLAEIADDWPARTTWTVEQLSMKYGDTDFKISQRSSRKVSMKFKDYVSYMNSQHDEDPLYIFDDKFAEAAPSLLKDYSVPCLFQEDYFEVLDKEKRPPFRWLIIGPERSGASWHVDPALTSAWNTLLCGRKRWALYPPGKVPIGVTVHVNEEDGDVNIDTPSSLQWWLDFYPLLADEDKPIMCTQLPGETIFVPSGWWHCVLNLETTIAVTQNFVNSKNFQYVCLDMAPGYCHKGVCRAGLLALDESDLQDVVNNEVHNENYRRYPDLTRKEKRARVQKSREDPEYGMTINGDSKSYELWQEEFSYDIKFLSKFLDKDKDHYSSPWSPGNSIGQREMREWLCKLWDWKPGMRELIWKGACLALNADKWLNYLAEICAFHNLPLPRDDEKLPVGTGSNPVYLLPDHAVKIFVEGGLEASLYGLGAELEFYTILHKVNSPLKIYVPETLASGILYLENGTHKIVPWDGKVMPDVIGKCNLIPENNKEDEFPFGVWAKKLYELKTAGMSVNELTSPAGCTQIWPFIITKRCKGKIYADLRDALSWEDTLNLASFLGEQLHNLHLLPCPPFNRENFSNIKQDLMEEVPYESDTPPEWEIFIRTLSRKRKDVSTRLKNWGDPIPGALIEKVHEYIPDDFTMFLYLHQVSPYPVIYLTLVTFGPLPSHSMVKPLLVDALFVIDNH